Proteins from one Pseudomonas sp. KBS0710 genomic window:
- a CDS encoding BCCT family transporter, translated as MFYTSTALILLLTAILIIAPQEAGRMLGIAQAWLSKSFGWYYMVVIAAYLVFVVGLAFSSYGKLKLGSKDDTPDFSYGAWAGMLFSSGIGISLLYFGASEPLDHYFNPPEGAAASNGAARQALQLTFLHWGLHGWAIYALVGLAVAYFAYRHNQPLALRSALYPLVGERWVKGAAGHAVDGFGMFVTLLGLVTNLGIGSMQVSSGLENLFGMQHSNTNLLIVIIVMSTVATIAAVSGVENGIRRLSNLNIVLFSGLLIFVLLFGPTLHLLNGLVQNTGDYLNGIILKTFDLYVYEGDADKTERWMGLWTLFYWAWWISWAPFVGMFIARISRGRTVRELVAGVLLIPLGFTLAWLSIFGNSALDLVLNHGAVELGKTALEQPSMAIYQLLEHYPASKIVIGVSIFVGFVLFLTPADSGAVMMANLSCKGGNVDEDAPHWLRIFWSVVITLVTIGLLFAGNFEAMQTMVVLAGLPFSVVLILFMFGLHKAMRQDVAIEQEQAQLAERGRRGFSERLTALDLQPSQGTVQRFMDKHVTPALEEAASALRDQGLEVQTLLGKSKRCIGVRIEMEEGNPFVYEVSLDAYSSAPSDLPEEERTRYYRAEVYLHNGPQEYDLMGFAQEQITRDVLDQFESHRQLLGRVYS; from the coding sequence GTGTTCTACACCTCCACCGCGCTCATTCTGTTGTTGACCGCCATTTTGATCATCGCCCCGCAGGAGGCCGGGCGCATGCTCGGCATCGCCCAGGCGTGGCTGTCGAAAAGCTTCGGCTGGTATTACATGGTGGTCATCGCGGCCTACCTGGTGTTTGTGGTCGGCCTGGCGTTTTCGTCCTACGGTAAATTGAAACTGGGCAGCAAGGACGACACCCCGGACTTCAGCTACGGCGCCTGGGCCGGCATGCTGTTCTCGTCGGGCATCGGCATCTCGCTGCTGTACTTCGGGGCTTCCGAGCCTTTGGACCACTACTTCAACCCGCCCGAAGGCGCCGCCGCCAGCAATGGCGCAGCCCGCCAGGCGTTGCAGTTGACGTTCCTGCACTGGGGCCTGCACGGCTGGGCGATCTATGCGCTGGTCGGCCTGGCCGTGGCGTACTTCGCCTACCGTCATAACCAGCCGCTGGCCTTGCGTTCGGCGCTGTACCCACTGGTGGGCGAGCGTTGGGTCAAAGGCGCGGCCGGCCACGCGGTGGACGGCTTCGGCATGTTCGTGACCCTGCTGGGCCTGGTGACGAACCTGGGGATTGGTTCGATGCAGGTGTCGTCGGGGCTTGAAAACCTGTTCGGCATGCAGCACAGCAACACCAACCTGCTGATCGTGATCATCGTGATGAGCACCGTGGCGACTATCGCAGCCGTGTCGGGTGTGGAAAACGGCATTCGTCGCCTGTCCAACCTCAACATCGTGCTGTTCAGCGGCTTGCTGATCTTTGTGCTGTTGTTTGGCCCGACCCTGCACCTGCTCAATGGCCTGGTGCAGAACACCGGTGACTACCTCAACGGCATTATCCTGAAAACCTTCGACCTGTACGTGTACGAAGGCGACGCCGACAAGACCGAGCGCTGGATGGGCCTGTGGACCCTGTTCTACTGGGCCTGGTGGATTTCCTGGGCGCCATTTGTAGGCATGTTTATCGCGCGTATCTCGCGTGGTCGCACGGTGCGTGAACTGGTGGCCGGCGTGCTGCTGATTCCGCTGGGCTTCACCCTGGCGTGGTTGTCGATCTTCGGTAACTCGGCGCTGGATCTGGTGCTGAACCACGGTGCGGTGGAGTTGGGCAAGACGGCGCTGGAGCAACCGTCCATGGCCATCTACCAACTGCTTGAGCATTACCCGGCGTCGAAAATCGTCATTGGCGTATCGATCTTCGTGGGCTTTGTGCTGTTCCTGACCCCGGCGGATTCCGGCGCGGTGATGATGGCCAATCTTTCGTGCAAAGGCGGCAATGTGGATGAAGATGCGCCGCACTGGCTGCGGATCTTCTGGTCGGTGGTGATCACCCTGGTGACCATCGGCCTGCTGTTTGCCGGCAACTTCGAAGCCATGCAAACCATGGTGGTGCTGGCGGGGCTGCCGTTCTCGGTGGTGCTGATTCTGTTTATGTTCGGTTTGCACAAGGCGATGCGCCAGGATGTGGCCATCGAACAGGAGCAGGCGCAATTGGCCGAGCGTGGTCGTCGTGGTTTCAGCGAGCGTTTGACCGCGTTGGACCTGCAACCGAGCCAGGGCACTGTGCAGCGCTTTATGGACAAGCACGTCACGCCTGCGTTGGAAGAAGCGGCGAGTGCGCTGCGCGATCAAGGGCTGGAAGTGCAGACGCTGCTGGGGAAATCCAAGCGTTGCATCGGTGTGCGCATCGAGATGGAAGAGGGCAACCCGTTTGTCTATGAAGTGAGCCTGGATGCTTACTCGTCGGCACCGAGCGACCTGCCCGAGGAAGAGCGCACCCGTTACTACCGGGCCGAGGTCTACCTGCACAACGGACCTCAGGAATACGACCTGATGGGCTTTGCCCAGGAACAGATCACTCGGGACGTGCTCGATCAGTTTGAAAGCCATCGGCAGCTCCTTGGCCGTGTCTATAGCTGA
- the choV gene encoding choline ABC transporter ATP-binding protein, translating to MSIIRFDNVDVIFSKDPREALKLLDQGMSRNEILKKTGQIVGVEKASLDIEKGEICVLMGLSGSGKSSLLRCINGLNTVSRGQLFVEHEGRQIDIASCTPAELKMMRTKRIAMVFQKFALMPWLTVRENISFGLEMQGRPEKERRALVDEKLELVGLAQWRNKKPDELSGGMQQRVGLARALAMDADILLMDEPFSALDPLIRQGLQDELLELQRKLSKTIVFVSHDLDEALKLGSRIAIMKDGKIIQYSVPEEIVLNPADDYVRTFVAHTNPLNVLCGRSLMRTVENCTHVNGSISLDPGGDSWLDLAEGNVIKGARQNGTPLSLQNWAPGQPVEGLGRVPTLVDSNIGMRDALQIRYHTGNKLVLHNNNQVVGILGDSELYHALLGKNLG from the coding sequence ATGAGCATTATCCGATTCGACAATGTCGACGTGATCTTCTCCAAAGACCCACGCGAAGCGCTCAAGCTGCTGGACCAGGGCATGAGCCGTAACGAGATCCTGAAAAAGACCGGGCAGATCGTCGGCGTAGAAAAAGCCAGCCTGGACATTGAAAAAGGCGAGATCTGCGTGCTGATGGGCCTGTCCGGCTCCGGCAAATCAAGCCTGCTGCGCTGCATCAACGGCCTCAACACCGTGAGCCGTGGCCAGCTGTTTGTGGAGCATGAAGGTCGCCAGATCGACATTGCTTCGTGCACACCGGCCGAGCTGAAAATGATGCGCACCAAGCGCATTGCCATGGTGTTCCAGAAGTTCGCGCTGATGCCGTGGCTGACGGTGCGCGAGAACATCAGCTTTGGCCTTGAGATGCAGGGCCGCCCGGAGAAAGAACGGCGCGCGCTGGTGGATGAAAAACTCGAGCTGGTGGGCCTGGCCCAATGGCGTAACAAGAAGCCCGACGAACTGTCCGGCGGCATGCAGCAGCGCGTCGGCCTGGCCCGCGCGCTGGCCATGGACGCCGATATCCTGCTGATGGACGAACCCTTCTCGGCCCTCGACCCGCTGATCCGCCAGGGCCTGCAAGATGAGTTGCTGGAGCTGCAACGCAAGCTGAGCAAGACCATCGTGTTCGTGAGCCACGACCTCGATGAGGCACTGAAACTGGGCAGCCGCATCGCGATCATGAAAGACGGCAAGATCATCCAGTACAGCGTGCCGGAAGAGATCGTGCTGAACCCGGCGGATGACTATGTGCGCACCTTCGTCGCCCATACCAACCCGCTGAACGTGCTGTGCGGCCGCAGCCTGATGCGCACCGTAGAGAACTGCACCCACGTCAACGGTTCCATCAGCCTGGACCCGGGCGGCGACTCGTGGCTGGACCTGGCCGAAGGCAATGTGATCAAGGGCGCACGCCAGAACGGCACGCCGTTGAGCCTGCAGAACTGGGCGCCGGGGCAACCGGTGGAAGGTTTGGGCCGGGTACCGACGCTGGTGGATTCCAATATCGGCATGCGCGACGCGTTGCAGATCCGGTATCACACGGGGAACAAGCTGGTGTTGCATAACAACAACCAGGTGGTGGGGATTCTGGGGGATAGCGAGCTGTACCATGCCCTGCTGGGCAAGAACCTGGGCTAG
- the choW gene encoding choline ABC transporter permease subunit: MLTEHKIPLGQYIAAFVEWLTQHGANYFDAIASTLETMIHGVTFALTWFNPLALIGLIALLAHFIQRKWGLTVFVIASFLLILNLGYWQETMETLAQVLFATLVCVVIGVPLGIVAAHKPLFYTMMRPVLDLMQTVPTFVYLIPTLTLFGLGVVPGLISTVVFAIAAPIRLTYLGIRDVPQELMDAGKAFGCSRRQLLSRIELPHAMPSIAAGITQCIMLSLSMVVIAALVGADGLGKPVVNALNTADIALGFEAGLAIVLLAIMLDRICKQPDAKVGGDA; the protein is encoded by the coding sequence ATGCTGACTGAACATAAAATCCCACTAGGCCAGTACATCGCTGCCTTCGTCGAATGGTTGACCCAACATGGCGCCAACTACTTCGACGCAATCGCATCGACCCTGGAAACGATGATCCACGGCGTGACGTTCGCGCTGACCTGGTTCAATCCGCTGGCATTGATCGGTCTGATTGCGCTGCTGGCTCACTTTATTCAACGCAAATGGGGCCTGACGGTTTTTGTCATTGCCTCCTTCCTGCTGATCCTCAACCTGGGGTACTGGCAGGAAACCATGGAAACCCTCGCCCAGGTGTTGTTCGCCACCCTAGTCTGCGTGGTCATCGGTGTGCCGCTGGGCATTGTTGCCGCACACAAACCGCTGTTCTACACCATGATGCGGCCGGTGCTCGATCTGATGCAGACCGTACCGACCTTCGTCTACCTCATCCCTACCCTGACCCTCTTCGGGCTGGGTGTGGTGCCTGGCTTGATCTCCACGGTGGTGTTCGCGATTGCCGCGCCTATCCGCCTGACCTACCTGGGTATCCGCGATGTACCGCAAGAGTTGATGGACGCCGGCAAGGCCTTTGGCTGCTCGCGCCGTCAGTTGCTCTCACGCATTGAACTGCCCCACGCCATGCCGAGCATTGCCGCCGGCATTACCCAATGCATCATGCTGTCGTTGTCGATGGTGGTGATCGCGGCCCTGGTGGGCGCCGACGGCCTCGGCAAGCCGGTGGTCAACGCACTCAACACCGCCGACATCGCCCTGGGCTTTGAAGCCGGCCTGGCAATCGTATTGCTGGCCATCATGCTCGACCGCATCTGCAAACAACCCGACGCCAAAGTAGGGGGTGATGCATGA
- a CDS encoding choline ABC transporter substrate-binding protein: protein MKGSPSLLLAAMLSLPALAHAAEPAQCQTVNFSDVGWTDITVTTATTSEVLKGLGYKPRTTMISVPVTYKSLADGKNMDIFLGNWMPTMENDIKQYRDAGTVETVRANLENAKYTLAVPEALYNKGLKDFADIVKFKDELGGKIYGIEPGNDGNRTIQTLIDKDAFGLKTAGFKVVESSEAGMLSQVERATKRDQAIVFLGWEPHPMNTRFKMKYLTGGDDSFGPNYGQATIYTNVRKGYTQECSNVGQLLKNLSFTLNMESTLMGKVLDDKQKPDAAAKAWLKANPQVLDTWLAGVTTVDGKPGLDAVKAYLAK, encoded by the coding sequence ATGAAAGGTTCACCCTCGTTGTTGTTGGCCGCCATGTTGAGTCTGCCAGCCCTGGCGCACGCTGCAGAACCGGCACAATGTCAGACCGTCAATTTCTCCGATGTCGGCTGGACCGACATCACCGTCACCACCGCAACCACCAGTGAAGTGCTCAAGGGCTTGGGCTACAAGCCACGCACCACGATGATCTCGGTACCGGTGACCTACAAGTCGCTGGCCGACGGCAAGAACATGGACATCTTCCTCGGCAACTGGATGCCGACCATGGAAAACGACATCAAGCAGTACCGTGATGCCGGCACCGTGGAAACCGTGCGCGCCAACCTGGAAAACGCCAAGTACACCCTGGCCGTACCCGAGGCGCTGTATAACAAGGGCCTGAAAGACTTCGCCGATATCGTCAAATTCAAGGATGAGCTGGGCGGCAAGATCTACGGCATCGAGCCGGGTAACGACGGCAACCGCACCATTCAAACCCTGATCGACAAAGACGCCTTCGGCCTGAAAACCGCAGGTTTCAAAGTGGTGGAGTCCAGCGAAGCCGGGATGCTCTCGCAAGTGGAACGCGCCACCAAGCGCGACCAGGCCATCGTGTTCCTGGGCTGGGAACCGCACCCGATGAACACCCGCTTCAAGATGAAGTACCTGACCGGCGGTGACGATTCGTTCGGCCCCAACTACGGCCAGGCCACCATCTACACCAACGTTCGCAAGGGCTACACCCAGGAATGCAGCAACGTCGGTCAGTTGCTGAAAAACCTGTCGTTCACCCTGAACATGGAAAGCACCCTGATGGGTAAAGTCCTGGACGACAAACAAAAACCCGATGCAGCCGCCAAAGCCTGGCTCAAAGCCAACCCGCAAGTGCTCGACACCTGGCTCGCCGGTGTGACCACCGTTGATGGCAAACCAGGGCTGGACGCCGTTAAAGCTTACCTCGCCAAGTAA
- a CDS encoding L-serine ammonia-lyase: MAISVFDLFKIGIGPSSSHTVGPMRAAALFVQHLRERGMLEQVRRVEVQLYGSLSATGIGHGSDTATIMGLMGEWPDAIDPSQIGLRIHTLRETDTLLLDGRLPVPFIWARDMRLLDENLPFHPNAMTLVVFGDEGELHRDTYYSVGGGFVVDEAQAQSGVADMDRTELPYDFSSAVELLQLCKTHNLRVAELMLANEKTWRSEEEIRSGLMKLWRAMQDCVEQGLKHEGILPGGLNVRRRAAKLHRSLQELGKPNVIGSTLSAMEWVNLFALAVNEENAAGGRMVTAPTNGAAGIIPAVLHYFMKFSEEVTEANVVDYLLGAAAVGILCKKNASISGAEVGCQGEVGSACAMAAAGLAEILGATPEQLCNAAEIGLEHNLGLTCDPVGGLVQVPCIERNAIAAVKAINAAQMALRGDGQHFISLDRVIRTMRDTGADMHDKYKETSRGGLAVSAVEC, from the coding sequence ATGGCTATCAGTGTTTTCGACCTGTTCAAGATCGGCATCGGGCCTTCGAGTTCTCACACCGTCGGCCCCATGCGCGCCGCGGCGTTGTTCGTTCAGCACTTGCGTGAACGTGGAATGTTGGAACAAGTGCGTCGCGTCGAAGTTCAGCTCTATGGCTCGTTGTCGGCCACCGGCATCGGCCACGGCAGCGACACCGCTACCATCATGGGCTTGATGGGCGAATGGCCGGACGCAATTGACCCGTCGCAAATCGGCCTGCGTATCCACACCCTGCGCGAGACCGACACGCTGTTGCTCGACGGGCGTTTGCCGGTGCCGTTTATCTGGGCGCGCGACATGCGCCTGCTCGACGAAAACCTGCCATTCCACCCCAACGCCATGACCCTGGTGGTGTTCGGCGATGAGGGCGAACTGCACCGCGACACCTACTATTCGGTCGGCGGCGGTTTTGTGGTGGATGAGGCCCAGGCGCAAAGCGGCGTGGCGGACATGGACCGCACCGAGCTGCCGTATGATTTTTCCAGCGCGGTGGAGCTGTTGCAGCTGTGCAAGACCCACAACCTGCGTGTTGCCGAATTGATGTTGGCCAACGAAAAAACCTGGCGCAGCGAAGAAGAAATCCGCAGCGGCCTGATGAAACTCTGGCGCGCCATGCAGGACTGCGTGGAGCAGGGCCTCAAGCACGAAGGCATCCTGCCCGGCGGCCTGAATGTGCGTCGTCGCGCGGCCAAACTGCACCGCAGTTTGCAGGAACTGGGCAAACCGAATGTGATCGGCTCAACCTTGAGCGCCATGGAATGGGTCAACCTGTTCGCCTTGGCGGTCAATGAAGAAAACGCCGCCGGTGGGCGCATGGTCACCGCGCCCACCAATGGCGCAGCGGGGATTATTCCGGCAGTGCTGCACTACTTTATGAAGTTCAGCGAAGAGGTCACCGAGGCCAACGTGGTCGACTATTTGCTCGGGGCTGCGGCGGTCGGGATTCTGTGCAAGAAGAACGCCTCGATTTCCGGCGCCGAAGTCGGCTGCCAGGGCGAGGTCGGTTCAGCCTGCGCCATGGCTGCTGCGGGACTGGCCGAGATCCTCGGCGCCACGCCGGAGCAACTGTGCAACGCCGCCGAAATCGGCCTGGAACATAACCTCGGCCTGACCTGCGACCCGGTCGGCGGGCTGGTGCAAGTGCCGTGCATCGAGCGTAATGCGATCGCGGCGGTGAAGGCGATCAATGCGGCGCAGATGGCGCTGCGCGGTGATGGCCAGCACTTTATTTCCCTGGACCGGGTAATCCGCACCATGCGCGATACCGGCGCGGATATGCATGACAAGTACAAAGAGACTTCGCGGGGTGGCTTGGCGGTGAGTGCCGTGGAGTGCTGA
- a CDS encoding GlxA family transcriptional regulator, giving the protein MTSFNSGAQPQNRAPQSIGFLLLDNFTLISLASAVEPLRMANQLSGRELYRWTTLSVDGNQVWASDGLQITPDASMHKAPALDTIIVCGGVGIQRTVTREHVSWLQAQARQSRRLGAVCTGSWALACAGLLDGFDCSVHWECLASMQEAFPRVAMSTRLFTLDRNRFTSSGGTAPLDMMLHLISRDHGRELSAAISEMFVYERIRNEQDHQRVPLKHMLGTNQPKLQEIVALMEANLEEPIDLDELAVYVAVSRRQLERLFQKYLHCSPSRYYLKLRLIRARQLLKQTPMSIIEVASVCGFVSTPHFSKCYREYFGIPPRDERVGSNTTQQVAMMPIPQALVLSPLSGPMSALSQARNESTFASVRL; this is encoded by the coding sequence ATGACGTCGTTCAACTCCGGGGCCCAACCCCAGAACCGTGCGCCTCAATCCATCGGCTTTTTGCTGCTGGACAATTTCACGCTGATTTCCCTGGCTTCGGCAGTGGAACCGCTGCGCATGGCCAACCAGCTGTCCGGCCGCGAGTTGTATCGCTGGACAACCCTGAGTGTCGACGGAAACCAGGTGTGGGCCAGCGACGGTCTGCAAATCACCCCCGATGCCTCCATGCACAAAGCCCCGGCCCTGGACACCATCATTGTTTGCGGCGGCGTGGGTATCCAGCGCACCGTAACCCGTGAACATGTGTCGTGGCTGCAAGCCCAGGCGCGTCAGTCGCGCCGTCTTGGCGCGGTCTGCACCGGCAGTTGGGCCCTGGCTTGCGCCGGTTTGCTCGATGGCTTTGATTGCAGCGTACATTGGGAATGCCTGGCCTCGATGCAGGAAGCCTTCCCGCGTGTGGCCATGAGCACGCGCCTGTTCACCCTCGACCGTAACCGCTTCACCAGCTCGGGCGGCACTGCGCCGCTGGACATGATGCTGCACCTGATCAGCCGCGACCACGGCCGTGAATTGTCGGCCGCCATCTCCGAGATGTTTGTGTACGAACGCATCCGCAATGAACAGGATCACCAGCGTGTGCCGCTCAAGCACATGCTCGGCACCAACCAGCCGAAGCTGCAGGAAATCGTTGCGCTGATGGAAGCCAACCTCGAGGAGCCGATCGACCTGGATGAGCTGGCGGTCTACGTCGCCGTGTCGCGCCGCCAGCTGGAGCGGCTGTTCCAGAAATACCTGCATTGCTCGCCGTCGCGTTACTACCTCAAGCTGCGCCTGATCCGTGCGCGGCAGTTGCTCAAGCAAACGCCGATGTCGATCATCGAAGTGGCGTCGGTGTGCGGGTTTGTGTCCACGCCGCACTTCTCCAAGTGCTACCGCGAATACTTCGGCATTCCGCCACGGGATGAGCGCGTAGGTTCCAACACCACCCAGCAGGTGGCGATGATGCCGATTCCGCAGGCGCTGGTGCTGTCACCGTTGTCGGGGCCGATGTCGGCGTTGAGCCAGGCTCGGAACGAGTCGACTTTCGCGAGTGTAAGGCTTTAG
- a CDS encoding gamma-butyrobetaine dioxygenase, producing MQTAAAVADFRIYPKICDLAEAQVLDEQIRVRWADGRVSPFHHQWLRDNCPCSECVYSVTREQVLEIVDVDEHLRAVSARIDQGFLSVEWHGGHRSQYDPGWLRAHAYDDQSRAERRAAKPKPQLWDSTFELPLFEYSAVMEDSNTLLQWLLAVRDCGLTQIRGVPTEPGSLALIAKRISFIRESNFGVLFNVQSKADADSNAYTAFNLPLHSDLPTRELQPGLQFLHCLVNDADGGESIFVDGFAIAQALRCEDPEAFRALCEIPVEFRNKDRHSDYRRLAPIIALDALGDVAEIRMANFLRGPFEASVEQMPLLYRAYRRFIAMTREDRFRLVKRLNPGELWCFDNRRTLHARNAFDPASGARHFQGCYIDRDELLSRILVLQR from the coding sequence ATGCAAACCGCCGCCGCTGTTGCCGATTTCCGTATTTACCCGAAGATCTGCGACCTCGCCGAGGCGCAGGTGCTGGACGAACAGATTCGCGTGCGGTGGGCCGATGGGCGGGTCAGCCCGTTCCATCATCAGTGGCTGCGCGATAACTGCCCGTGCAGCGAATGCGTGTACAGCGTGACCCGCGAGCAGGTGCTGGAGATTGTCGATGTGGACGAGCATCTGCGCGCCGTCAGTGCGCGTATCGATCAGGGCTTTCTGAGCGTGGAGTGGCACGGCGGCCATCGCAGCCAGTACGACCCTGGCTGGTTGCGCGCCCACGCCTATGACGATCAATCGCGCGCCGAACGCCGTGCGGCCAAACCCAAGCCGCAACTGTGGGACAGCACCTTCGAACTGCCCCTGTTTGAATACTCTGCGGTGATGGAAGACTCCAACACCCTGCTGCAATGGCTGTTGGCCGTGCGTGACTGCGGCCTTACGCAGATCCGTGGCGTGCCCACCGAGCCGGGCTCTCTGGCGTTGATCGCCAAGCGCATTTCATTTATTCGCGAGAGCAACTTCGGCGTGCTGTTCAACGTGCAATCCAAGGCCGATGCCGACAGCAATGCCTACACCGCTTTCAACCTGCCGCTGCACAGTGATTTGCCGACACGGGAGCTGCAACCGGGGCTGCAGTTTCTGCATTGCCTGGTGAATGATGCCGACGGTGGCGAGAGTATTTTTGTCGATGGGTTTGCCATCGCTCAGGCGCTGCGCTGCGAAGACCCCGAGGCGTTTCGCGCGCTGTGTGAAATCCCCGTGGAGTTTCGCAATAAAGACCGTCATAGCGACTATCGCCGCCTGGCACCGATCATTGCGCTGGATGCCTTGGGCGATGTGGCAGAGATTCGCATGGCCAACTTTTTGCGTGGGCCATTTGAGGCCAGCGTGGAGCAGATGCCGTTGTTGTATCGGGCGTATCGGCGCTTTATTGCGATGACGCGTGAGGATCGTTTTCGGCTGGTCAAGCGTCTGAATCCGGGTGAACTGTGGTGCTTCGATAACCGCCGCACGTTGCATGCGCGCAATGCATTTGATCCGGCTTCGGGAGCGCGGCATTTTCAGGGTTGTTACATTGATCGGGATGAGTTGTTGTCCAGGATACTGGTGTTGCAAAGGTAG
- a CDS encoding thioesterase family protein, whose translation MPALTTYTTHIQPDWVDYNGHLRDAFYLLIFSYATDALMDTLGLDSENREASGHSLFTLELHLNYLHEVKLGAEVEVHTQLIAHDAKRLHLYHSLHLVGDAKELAGNEQMLLHVDLAGPHSAPFTEATLDKLIAISAEQADLPRPVLLGRVIGLPSKK comes from the coding sequence ATGCCTGCGCTCACGACTTACACCACTCACATCCAGCCCGACTGGGTCGATTACAACGGCCACCTGCGTGATGCGTTCTACCTGCTGATCTTCAGCTACGCCACCGACGCGCTGATGGACACCCTCGGGCTGGACAGCGAAAACCGCGAAGCCAGCGGCCACTCACTGTTCACCCTGGAACTGCACCTCAACTACCTGCACGAAGTGAAACTCGGCGCCGAGGTGGAGGTGCATACGCAACTGATCGCCCATGATGCCAAGCGTCTGCACCTCTATCACAGCCTGCATCTGGTGGGCGATGCGAAGGAACTAGCCGGCAACGAGCAAATGCTGCTGCACGTCGATCTGGCCGGGCCGCATTCGGCGCCGTTTACCGAGGCCACGCTGGACAAACTCATCGCCATCAGTGCCGAACAGGCCGACCTGCCCCGCCCGGTACTGCTTGGTCGAGTGATTGGATTACCGTCTAAAAAATAA
- a CDS encoding L-carnitine dehydrogenase — translation MSFITEIKTFAALGSGVIGSGWVSRALAHGLDVVAWDPAPGAEAALRKRVANAWGALEKQGLAPGASQDRLRFVATIEECVKDADFIQESAPERLELKLELHSKISAAAKPNALIGSSTSGLLPSEFYEGSTHPERCVVGHPFNPVYLLPLVEVVGGKNTAPEAIQAAIKVYESLGMRPLHVRKEVPGFIADRLLEALWREALHLVNDGVATTGEIDDAIRFGAGLRWSFMGTFLTYTLAGGDAGMRHFMAQFGPALQLPWTYLPAPELTDKLIDDVVDGTSDQLGKHSISALERYRDDCLLAVLEAVKTTKEKHGMTFAE, via the coding sequence ATGAGCTTTATCACCGAAATCAAAACCTTCGCCGCCCTCGGCAGCGGTGTTATCGGCAGCGGCTGGGTGTCCCGCGCCCTCGCCCACGGCCTGGATGTAGTCGCCTGGGACCCGGCGCCCGGCGCTGAAGCAGCGCTGCGCAAACGTGTCGCCAACGCTTGGGGCGCCTTGGAGAAACAAGGCCTGGCGCCGGGTGCCTCCCAGGACCGCCTGCGCTTTGTCGCCACCATTGAAGAATGCGTGAAAGACGCCGACTTCATTCAGGAAAGCGCCCCGGAACGCCTGGAGTTGAAGCTGGAATTGCACAGCAAGATCAGCGCAGCCGCCAAGCCGAATGCACTGATCGGCTCCAGCACCTCGGGCTTGCTTCCGAGTGAGTTCTACGAAGGTTCGACCCACCCGGAGCGCTGCGTGGTCGGCCACCCGTTCAACCCGGTTTACCTGCTGCCGCTGGTGGAAGTGGTGGGCGGCAAAAACACCGCGCCGGAGGCGATTCAGGCAGCGATCAAAGTGTATGAATCCCTCGGCATGCGCCCGCTGCATGTGCGTAAGGAAGTGCCAGGCTTTATCGCCGACCGTTTGCTCGAAGCGCTGTGGCGTGAGGCGTTGCACCTGGTCAATGATGGCGTGGCGACCACCGGTGAAATCGACGATGCGATTCGTTTTGGCGCCGGTTTGCGCTGGTCGTTCATGGGCACATTCCTGACTTACACCCTCGCGGGCGGCGATGCCGGCATGCGCCACTTCATGGCTCAGTTTGGCCCGGCGCTGCAGCTGCCGTGGACCTATTTGCCGGCGCCGGAGCTGACCGACAAGTTGATTGATGATGTGGTCGATGGCACCAGTGATCAGTTGGGTAAACACAGCATTTCGGCGCTGGAGCGCTATCGTGATGATTGCCTGCTGGCGGTGCTTGAGGCGGTGAAGACTACCAAGGAAAAACACGGTATGACTTTCGCTGAATAA